The Chelonoidis abingdonii isolate Lonesome George chromosome 9, CheloAbing_2.0, whole genome shotgun sequence genome has a segment encoding these proteins:
- the LOC116832919 gene encoding uncharacterized protein LOC116832919, producing the protein MISHNMTWIRYPSHSSFDPSIGIEDLIVSQNVISRFMHCYIVFFVPTGLIAGISILTIFIKNYLRHSVLEKLDIFLFYFTISNIVMIFFSFTVITRPDYLMATQLGCGALSFFFNVSYFNSQYLLILMLLAFLLNRFPPRTVLMTKATQSPVLCVGFVLTCAFCISLVVVALLGTDNYHKETDCQLDPLFAWPEYEITKFSFGFGIPLFFQILCFILFFVKKAQPEAPTLRENIQAYLAVLTITITMFVCRLFYNIMILSRTTLKIHKTIGTPKNELMMNIAEIVLFSENCISLIFILCLHKPCQAGILKILMNLTKVCRKDTTNNRFEIPVTDIHGENGSH; encoded by the coding sequence ATGATTTCTCACAACATGACATGGATAAGATATCCAAGCCATAGTAGCTTCGACCCATCTATTGGAATAGAAGACCTCATAGTTTCTCAAAATGTCATATCAAGATTTATGCACTGCTACATTGTCTTCTTTGTACCAACAGGTTTAATAGCCGGGATATCTATCCTGACCATCTTCATAAAGAACTATTTGCGGCATAGTGTCTTGGAAAAATTAgacatatttcttttttatttcaccATCAGCAATATTGTaatgatatttttttcattcacTGTCATAACTAGACCTGACTATTTAATGGCAACCCAGTTAGGCTGTGGCGCtctgtcattttttttcaatgtgaGTTATTTCAATTCTCAGTATCTTCTGATTTTGATGCTTCTTGCTTTTTTACTCAATAGATTCCCACCAAGGACTGTTTTGATGACCAAAGCAACTCAAAGTCCAGTGTTATGTGTTGGATTTGTACTAACATGTGCCTTCTGCATATCACTGGTAGTGGTGGCACTGCTAGGCACAGATAACTACCACAAAGAAACAGACTGCCAGTTAGACCCATTATTCGCATGGCCCGAATATGAGATTACTAAATTCAGCTTTGGGTTTGGAATTCCATTGTTTTTCCAGATACtctgttttattctattttttgttaaaaaagcaCAACCAGAAGCTCCAACCCTGAGAGAGAATATTCAAGCTTATCTGGCTGTGCTGACTATAACCATAACAATGTTTGTTTGCCGTCTGTTTTACAACATTATGATTCTCTCCAGGACCACATTAAAGATACACAAAACTATAGGAACTCCCAAGAATGAGCTAATGATGAATATTGCAGAGATAGTGTTGTTTAGTGAGAACTGCATTAGTTTGATATTCATACTTTGTCTTCATAAACCATGCCAGGCTGGAATACTGAAAATCCTAATGAATCTCACAAAAGTTTGCAGAAAAGATACTACCAACAATCGTTTTGAAATACCAGTAACAGATATACATGGTGAAAATGGGTCTCACTGA